One Helicobacter sp. MIT 21-1697 genomic window carries:
- a CDS encoding tRNA 2-thiocytidine biosynthesis TtcA family protein, translating to MTNNPLQTQKENLCQMPTISKKILSIVGKTNAQYQLIKEGDRVLLGLSGGKDSILLATLLAHMQKHAPFQFEFKAMTIDYGRGGEYEYIFEYCEKLGITYELYRTDIYKILEENKREGTIYCSFCSRMRRGALYSKALEGGFNKLALAHHLDDAAESFFMNLTYNGAMRSMPPIYRAQNGLEVIRPLIFVRERQIIDFIASNHIYIAPDCNCPIHWLDSDKKPHSRESTKQFLKNIESQNPEFFKSLKNAFSNIHTGSFCDKRYLDTTK from the coding sequence ATGACAAATAATCCTCTCCAAACTCAAAAAGAGAATCTCTGCCAAATGCCTACGATAAGCAAAAAGATTCTGAGTATCGTTGGAAAAACAAACGCCCAATATCAACTCATCAAAGAAGGTGATAGGGTGCTCTTAGGGCTAAGCGGAGGTAAAGATTCTATCCTACTTGCTACATTATTAGCCCATATGCAAAAACACGCTCCCTTTCAATTTGAGTTTAAAGCTATGACGATTGATTATGGCAGAGGTGGCGAGTATGAATATATTTTTGAATATTGTGAAAAATTAGGAATTACCTATGAACTCTACCGCACAGATATTTATAAAATATTAGAAGAAAACAAAAGAGAGGGCACAATTTATTGTAGCTTTTGCTCTCGTATGAGACGCGGCGCTTTGTATAGCAAAGCACTAGAGGGAGGATTTAATAAACTTGCTCTTGCACATCATCTTGATGATGCAGCAGAGAGTTTTTTTATGAATCTTACTTATAATGGAGCAATGCGCTCTATGCCACCGATATATCGTGCGCAAAATGGTTTAGAAGTTATCCGCCCACTCATTTTTGTGCGAGAGCGACAAATAATTGATTTTATTGCAAGTAATCATATTTATATCGCACCTGATTGTAATTGCCCCATTCATTGGCTAGATTCTGATAAAAAACCACATAGTAGGGAATCTACAAAACAATTTCTCAAAAATATAGAATCCCAAAATCCAGAGTTTTTCAAATCTCTTAAAAATGCTTTTAGCAATATCCACACAGGAAGCTTTTGCGACAAACGCTATCTTGATACTACAAAATGA
- a CDS encoding CiaD-like domain-containing protein yields MELKDLILETLNEFSTNDAPQEHNLTQIQITNPNESKITPIMPSQLSTIQRLHQSNESLHEEYEFLELLQERLLVLFEGLNAPQNKDIQSRLNITINFLEYQLSVIQERLNDLKR; encoded by the coding sequence ATGGAACTCAAAGATTTAATACTTGAAACACTCAATGAATTTTCAACAAATGACGCACCACAAGAGCATAATCTCACACAGATTCAAATTACAAATCCAAATGAAAGTAAAATTACGCCCATTATGCCCTCACAGCTCTCTACAATTCAAAGACTTCATCAAAGTAACGAATCTCTACACGAAGAATATGAATTTTTAGAATTACTCCAAGAACGACTTTTAGTGCTTTTTGAAGGCTTGAATGCCCCGCAAAATAAAGATATACAATCTCGTCTCAATATCACAATAAATTTCCTTGAATATCAACTTAGTGTTATACAAGAGCGATTAAATGACCTTAAAAGGTAA
- a CDS encoding MFS transporter, with protein MIKQIFPLALISSLRFFGLFIVLPIIGLYTDEFHTSAFLAGLAAGGYALTQIIFQTPFGIWSDKYNRKHIVGIGLIIFLLGSLVCAFSTDITMLIIGRFLQGVGAIGGVVSAQIADLVKEEERNKAMAVMGAGIFISFILAMLLSPIVASHYGLNTLFFITSALCVISLIILYWKVPNTPSVKYHFQDNTFNALLKDKNLLIMNLSAFLQKFLMIFAFVCISLALTHQFDMPEEKLWYIYAPAALIGVFAMGPSSVFAQKKGQFKAVMLFGICAFMFSYFLMAFSIPQNSLILFASGVLIFFIGFAIHEPIMQSLASRYPKAHQKGAALGIFTTLGYVGSALGGMCGGWLYEEIGLFKLSLIIAAVCIIWVVLLIVFLSNPRNHKNIYLPLDEKGDALNQLTNLDTLEGVIEWYINQNEHIAIIKYDDTLIQKEQILSLLHKG; from the coding sequence ATGATAAAACAAATTTTTCCTCTTGCACTTATTTCAAGTTTGCGATTTTTTGGACTTTTTATTGTGCTGCCTATTATTGGGCTTTATACTGATGAGTTTCATACGAGTGCATTTCTTGCTGGATTAGCAGCTGGAGGATATGCGCTTACACAAATCATCTTTCAAACACCCTTTGGTATATGGAGCGATAAATACAATCGCAAACATATTGTCGGCATTGGTTTAATTATCTTTTTGCTTGGCTCGCTTGTATGTGCATTTTCTACCGACATTACTATGCTTATCATTGGGCGATTCTTACAAGGTGTTGGAGCGATTGGAGGCGTAGTAAGCGCACAAATTGCTGATTTAGTCAAAGAAGAAGAGCGCAATAAAGCTATGGCAGTTATGGGTGCAGGTATTTTTATTAGCTTTATCCTTGCTATGCTCTTAAGCCCTATTGTCGCAAGCCATTATGGGCTCAATACTCTCTTTTTTATCACAAGTGCACTTTGTGTGATTTCTCTTATTATCCTTTATTGGAAAGTGCCTAATACACCAAGTGTAAAATACCACTTTCAAGACAATACATTCAATGCCCTGCTCAAAGATAAAAATCTCCTTATTATGAATCTGAGTGCATTTTTACAAAAGTTTTTAATGATTTTTGCTTTTGTGTGTATCAGTCTTGCACTTACTCATCAATTTGATATGCCTGAAGAAAAACTATGGTATATTTACGCTCCCGCAGCACTTATAGGTGTTTTTGCTATGGGTCCCTCATCAGTATTTGCGCAAAAAAAAGGACAATTCAAAGCCGTAATGCTTTTTGGCATTTGTGCTTTTATGTTTTCATATTTTTTAATGGCTTTTTCTATCCCACAAAATAGCCTTATACTCTTTGCATCGGGAGTATTAATATTTTTTATAGGTTTTGCTATTCACGAACCTATTATGCAATCTCTAGCAAGTCGTTATCCAAAGGCTCATCAAAAAGGTGCAGCACTTGGTATCTTTACCACACTTGGTTATGTTGGCTCGGCTCTTGGCGGTATGTGTGGAGGTTGGCTCTATGAAGAAATAGGGCTTTTTAAACTTTCACTTATTATTGCGGCGGTATGTATCATATGGGTAGTATTACTCATAGTTTTTTTGAGCAATCCACGCAATCATAAAAATATTTATCTCCCTCTTGATGAAAAAGGAGATGCTCTCAACCAACTTACAAATCTTGATACACTTGAAGGTGTGATTGAATGGTATATCAATCAAAATGAGCATATTGCTATTATCAAATACGATGATACACTGATACAAAAAGAGCAGATTCTATCTCTCTTGCATAAAGGATAA
- a CDS encoding tetratricopeptide repeat protein, which produces MESIKSIALARIYEIQGLKEDALKIYREILLEHPENKEAQMAIKRLMLVQKHFPPTNQIQKELFINPQSEEDLIQFQRWLLQWNSKI; this is translated from the coding sequence ATGGAAAGCATTAAATCAATCGCCCTTGCAAGAATCTATGAGATACAAGGACTTAAAGAAGATGCGCTTAAAATTTATCGTGAAATCCTCTTAGAGCACCCTGAAAACAAAGAAGCCCAAATGGCAATCAAACGTTTAATGCTTGTCCAAAAACATTTTCCTCCGACAAATCAGATTCAAAAAGAGCTTTTTATCAATCCTCAATCCGAGGAGGATTTAATCCAATTTCAAAGGTGGCTACTCCAATGGAACTCAAAGATTTAA